From the Anopheles merus strain MAF chromosome 2L, AmerM5.1, whole genome shotgun sequence genome, the window ACAATTTGGTTGCGCTCTTCGGTGGCACACTTGCATAAACCTCTCCGGGGGAGGGCTGTCCGCAGCGAAGACGAATGCGAAGGATTGTACTATCGCCTGATAATGCTAAAAAAGCTTTCTCATTGCGTACTCTTCCCGCTATCGTTCCCTTGCTTGTTGTCTGACTGATAAGTAGAGAGTTAATTGAAGCTTGAATCCGCGCACAGACGGTTGTAGTGTGCGTCccatttcgcaaaaaaaacacaatttacaTACATTTGGTCAATTATATTTGAATTCCATTCCTTTCCAGTGTTTTGTAACGTTATCGAAGGGAACGAAGAAGATTTGTGACCCTCAACCGCCAAGATGTCCCTCTCGAGACCGATTTACAACCTGCTCGGTTCCTATCTGGAGCAGCTCTTCGAGCATCCGCTTCGCACGAAAGCTATAACAAGGTATGCGAGGAGGGTCTGCAGCCCCGCCAAGCAGAAACTGGTTTTGCTGCAACTTACCGCTTCGCTCCCTTTTTACACAGCTGCGTAATTGCATCCTCCGCCAACCTGGTCTCGCAGAAGCTGGGCGGTGCGAAGCAGGTCAACACCGACTCGGTCATGGCGTACGGGCTGTTCGGGCTGATCTTTACCGGTCCGCTGTCGCACTTCTTCTACAGCTGGCTGGATCGCATCACGCACGATACCCGGTTCAAgaagctgctgatgctgctgggcGAGCGGGCCCTCTTTGCGCCGGTCATTACCGCCCTGTCGCTGTACTTTATCTCCCGGTTCGAGTACAAAACACACGACGAGGCGCTCGGCAATCTGTTCACCCAGTATCGTAGCATTCTGCGGGGCAACTGGAAGTACCTTACCCTGCCCGTGTTCATCAACTTCAACTACATTCCACCGATGGTAATTTCAAACGCGTTCTATAAAAAGATTCCATCTGAAACATTAATTTCATCTCCGATTCTTTATACGTAGCTACGCGTGCTGTTTGCCAACATCATCGGATTCTGCTGGATGGTGTTCCTGTCCACGAAGAGAAGGAAGGCGGAACAGTTTCGCCAGCAGCGGGCACAGGAACAGAGCAAATCCACCTGAAGAAATACTCTGGCAAAACGGTTGCGAAGAGACACGTGACATCACGCAAGCATTTGAATTAACGAGAGCACGTTGCATTTAATCCGGGGACACGTTTACTTCTTTCGggagaaaattgaacaaacacacagacacacaaaaaatcagTAACAGTGCGTTATTGATAGGATGTAAGGGGTTAAGGGGAAAAAACGGCTGAAAAAAGTGGCTACACTGCGGAAATGTTTAATGgatattgtattttttgtttgttttataaagCCAAATTAAAATAACCCTGGCGAGAGGAGTGTGAAAGTATGATGTTAAaaccgttttgttgtttgtttaaattaggtagaaagaaacacaattacagggttttccaggagttctcatagctgtgggacactttattgtcTCCTTCCTGtgggaaatgaacttaatctagtaggaattggactctatagcacccttgttgaaCAAATCTAATCGGAATTTTCATGCTGCATGtcccaaaaagggtgccatagagtccaatttctaacgtatgaagttcacttccaatagGAAATACTCAAGAAAgagtcccacaactatgagaacccctggaaacccctgtatcGTCATCTGTACATGACACAACGCAGCCGAAACACTGATTTAGTATGATTAGTAATGCATTCCGCTTTTATTCGTTTGTGAGTTTAAGATGGCCGACCTCCTGTGTGGGAAATTTATTGCAAGGAATCATTttgagtgtgttttgtttgctttctagGGATTGCTAAGATAATAGTTATGCTCACACGCATGAGTATTcttcaaattcaaataaataaaaataaatagcaTAAATAATTGCTAAAACGACTAGAGTTAGTACTATTATTGCAACCGAATACATAAgctttgtgtgtgcattttatgGCTTTGTAAACCTAGGACAAGGACTAGAAAATTAATACACTGTAGAAGTAATCAGTGCCTCTATAATATCAACTTAGTCATGCACGGCGCATACTGCAAAATAAATCCTAAACATTCTTTCATTAAATATCCTCTCTTCATCTTCTCGTcttgggtgtatgtgtgcttatTACATTTACACCCAAGGGGGTGTGCTCTATTGcgaataaataatttcattgaaaTGACACACGGATCCATCCATCTGATATGAATATCAAAGGACATTTGATGGTCGGCAATATCCTTCTTTTCCTTTGCTTCTGGAATGTACACAAGATTGATTGATTCCGCATGTGCTTCGTCCTCCTATTCTCATCCAAATTCAAATGGAAGTTTAAATATCGGGCTGCAATAGGGCACAATAGGATACTGCTAGGTTTGACACCTAGTTCTCTTTTCTATTGCTGTTCTGTTTAAACGCTCATCGCACACGCTGGACGAATTGTAAATAGGATAATCTGCTACGATTTCTGTTTGGATTGTGTGTATGGGATGAGTGTCTCTCTTTAGTGTACGGGAAGCTGTGCCCATGTACCGCGCATTGTAGTGGTTAATGGCTCTTGCTACGGCTGCGACTTCTCGAGTGACTGCCACGGCTGTGGTAGCTGCTGGCGCTCGACGGTGACGATGGTGTCGGTCTGCGGTACGGTATAGGACGCTTGCGTGCACTTTTGATCCGAGCGGTGAGTGAGGGGGTAGCATTGTTTGTTAGAGAAATACAGTCAACAGATAAAGAGGTTAGTTAGATTAGGGGTTGCAAGTGGAAAGTTATGAACACccgaaaatataatttaataatgcTCAAATACTCACGAAAGATCGgcaacaaaattaaaacacaagCTCATAATAATACACTACTGCgaaaatgttctaagaaaaCGCAACCtaatgaaatgaaagaaatgaaatacatataaacgaaaaaagaaagcaaaaaacgaAATCCAAGGCTGGAGGGAACATGAGAAatatatttaaacatttttgtccAACATCTTGTCTTGCAGGTCCAacttttttctgtaaaatatgcTAATGAttttcctccccctccccataCTGGGGAAGTGTATCTTAAATGGTAAATtatgatttcaattttcagaaaaaaaaccaccgcAAAGGGGTCAGACAGTTTGAGTTGAGCATAATAACTAACGATCAGCGCGACGATCTTGGCGCCGGGAGTAAGATCGAGATCGGGAGGAGGATCGATCACGGCGTGCCGGCGCCTTTTTGCTGCCGCCAGAACGCTTGTCGCCCCGTGAACGCGACCGCTCTCGGTCGCTGTCACGGCGCTGCCGGCGCTTGGCGCTTCTCGAACGGCTGCGGGAGCGCGATGAGTGGCGGCGGTGGGACGAGGCGGACGCGTCAGACGACGAACGGGGGGATTTGGACGAATGGCGTCCCCGACGTCTGACATCGGGCCGCGAACGGAAACTACGGGGTGGCGAGCGGGAAGATCTTTTCGGTATTATGGGGAAGGTAGAttcatacaaatacaaaaaaaacatagaaaaacgaagaaacataagtaaaaataaataaataatagtgCTTAAACACGCTTGTTTACCGGTGCGCATTGATGGTGTAAAGAAAACATCGCTCTCTTTCCCTCACACACTCTCTTACCTGGTGATGCGGCGCCGATCGAGAAACGAGGGCGACCCGGCACGCCGCGGTATCGAGGGCGACCGGGACGCGGTGCGGGAACGCGGGGAAGATTGGGACGAGTGGCTGCTGGAACGGCTGCGCGAGCGGCTGCTGCCCCGATCGGACGAGCTGTGGCTATGCGACGAGGACGAGCGGCTGCGCGACCGTGAACTGCCCGAATCACTGCTAGAGCTGCTGTAGCTGCGCGACCTGCGAGATACAAACGATAAGAAGATGTGTGAGCAAAGTATGCCACTGGTTGCCATAGGCAACACCAAGCAAAAACATACTTATGCGAACGGGAACGAGATCGAGAGCGGGAACGGCTGCTCTTGGTACTGGGGCGCGTTTTATTACTACCCGAGCCAGCAACGGCCGCAGGCTTCGCTTCCTTCGATGTGCCCGATATTTTCTCCTTCAGTATGCCGTCGACCGCATGCAGAATCGTCGTTTTCGCCAGGCTGGCAGCCGCCTCCGAACCATCGGCAACGGCCCACGCACCGACGGTGGTAAGTATCTCGTGGATATCCTTCTTCAGTGcagtgctggtgctgctagtGTCCTCCTGTGATGCTGCCGGGTCAGTTGATTTGGTAGTATTTGTTTTCGCGCCGCCAGGAAGCTTCTCGTCGGGCGAACATTTCACCGCCGGTGCTGCCTTGCTAGCTGATTCCGTTGTGTGGCTGCTGCTCGATTGCTGCAGTTCCCGTTCGCGTGCCTCTGCGGAGGCCGGTTCGCCCGGTTTCGTGGAGGGTAGAACGCCAACCTTCATCGCTATGgcactgctgatgctgctgctgctgctgtttcccACCTCGGACACGGACTTTTTCTTCTCCAAGCTTTGCTTGGCCTTTGCCGCTAGATCGTGCTTGAGGGCTTTCAGCAGCGAAAGATCCTTCTCCTGCTCCCGGGTTTCGTCGTAAATGGGAAGGAATGCGTCCAGATCATCTCGATCGCGTTGCGTGCTGCTACGCTCCTGCTGCCGTTCTTCGCCGTCTGATTGTGAGTGTTCCGATTCGGGCGAATGGAGCTTCACTACCGGCTGCTGTACAGGGGCGGCGTTTGTCGAGGACGATGACGTAGCTGCTGCCCCACCGGACGATGAAGACGCCTTCTTCGATCGAGATTTTCTCGACTCACTCTTCTCCGGTGTGCGTGTTTCGCTGCGCTTAGCCGTTTCGGTTGGCTCTCGCTCCGAGGTCGGTTTTGTCGTCGACCTTGCTGCAGGAGATGCTTGCTCCTGGCGGCGTCTTTTCACCTCCGGCGGTGACCGCGACCGAGACTTTACCCTCCGAGAGGAGGAGGGCGATGTGGTGGAGCGTTTTTCCGACTTTTCCGATGGCGCCGCGACCGACTTCTCCCGTTTCTTCGCGACGGGAGATCCATCGTGACGCGAGGAGTCCCTTTTCTTGGGCGAAGGCGATCGCCGCGATTTGCCACGCGAAGCAGAGCGATCGCGTCgggcgggcggcggcggcgaagGACTGACAGAAGCACGACGAGCCTTCGGTGCGCTGTCTTTCTTTGCTGTCTTGCTGTCCGCTTTCTCTCCCCTTGGGCTGCTCGATCTACGAGGCTCGCGTGGCGAACCAGACCTGGACGATACAGGTTTGGTGGTTTTGGTTGATTTCCTATCATCCTCTTTACCATTCGTCTCCGTGCGCGGTTTGCTGCTGCGCTGCAATATATCGCTGTACCGTTCCGGGTTACGTCTGGCCGGCGAATAGTCCAGCTCCGATTCGGCCTCTGAGTCGGAGGAGGATGCCTGTTCCTTCTCCTCTGCCACCTTGGCAGGCGCCGGCTGACGGGATGATGCTGGCCGTTCCACCTTATCAGACCCACTCGGGATCGATTTATCGCGCGATGCCGCTTTCGGCGGCGGAGTTGGCGATCGTTTGCGTGCTTTCGATTCCACCACCGTGCTCGATTTGGACTTCTGGCGATCAGTCGAACGGCGCGGAGATTTGTCACGCTTCTTCGCAGTGGATTCCTCTTCCCGCGGCTGGCGCCGTGCTGTCTCCGGCGATCGTTTGTCCTTCTTTTGCGGGCTCGGCGAGCGACGATGCTTTGCCGGATCGCGGTTGCTGTCCCGCTCACGATCCCGCTTGCCTTCACGGCCTCTATCCCGATCGTCATTTCGTCGCACGCGGTCCCTGTCGCGTTGACGATCGACCTGGTGGTCGTGCTCATCGCAGTCACGGTCCTTGTTGCGCTCGCGACGATCCTTCTCCCGATCGCCGTCCCTGTTGCGGGCGCGCTCGTGCTCCGCCTGCTGTTTCGGGGGCGTGCGTTCGCGACGCGAACTGTGCTTTGACCTTTCCTGACTGTGGCCCCGCGCCCCACGATCGGCACGACGCCGTTGGCTTCCTGAGCGCGACCGCGAACGAGAGCGTGATCGATCGTTACGTTCCTGGTTCGTTGGCGATCGCTCCCGGCGCCGGTTCCTTGACCGACTGCGACGTGGACGCTCCTCCGCAGTGCGATTACTGTCTCGATCGCGGTCTCGATCGCGATGCCGGTTAAAAtagtcaccaccaccacgattATTATTACCGAAGCGCGGTTCCTCGTACCGATCAGGACGATATCCGCCGCCACGGCGAGCATTGATACCTCGTTCACGGCTAGACTCCCGCGTTCGCTGGACATCGGACCGATTTCGACTGCTCGAACGATCCCTTCGCCCACCGGCGCTGCGATCATGCGAGCGTCTGTTTCTATCCGTGTCGTGTTTCGCACCGGCCGAGGCTTCGTTGCGTTTGTCTTGTTTCGGTTCCTCCACGGCAACCTTTTTGCCGGAGGCTACCGGCGATCTGTAATGAACATTTGGGATAAAGTTAGCAAAAGTTTACCATTGAAACAGTAACTCCATCGACACTCACTTGTTACGCGATGGCGATCGGGATTttgccttcttctttttctgtgACTTCTTTTTCTGCGAAGAGAATGAAACAATGTACAGGCGCAAATTAATCGGACAGAACGCTACGATATTACAGAAAACAGCATTCAAAGATCAGAAACATCTAACAACGAAAAAGAAGTCAAAGGGTAATCAATTTTACTATGAACTAATGTTTGAGCTTCGAATGAATAACATTATCTaggtaagtgtgtgtgagagagagagacactgAGAGTGGCtgcaatgaataaaaaaaataaataaaaacatatgtCACGTACTCTAATTTAAGAAGTAAACTTAaaggaaaatttaaaacatcttGTTAAATCATACTGAAATTGCTCACAAACtgggacaacaaaaaacaatacttCAGTAtggacaaatgaaaaaaaaacataaaatatactAAATATCCTCACCACCACCTCACACACAGGGGCTAAAATCAAATCGAACCAAgttaacaaaatgaaaaacaaaaacctaaaaCTCCAAACAGaccaaaaaatatacaaagcTATATATTTATAGATATATTGGGTGttgatttatgttgttttcgATTTAGAATAAGTAAACTATTACAAATATACCTTCAGATCTTAATTTTTCGATCAAGAGTTCCGCTTTTAATTATGCGATAAAAAGAAAGTGTTACAACAGTTGAATAATATAGTCACGACAAACAGAGAAACGGGCAGTAAGAATGGGAGGGGGCATGGGGGGTTTTGAAATCATTGTTGTTTCAGTAGTATATTGtaagaagtagtagtagtagtttgcTTCATCGGTTTAGCGAAAAGCATCGTAACTGAAGCGCATTTTAGATTACAAACTAGCATCCAAACTCAAACAACCGTATCGTGTGTTGGAAGGAAAAGGGTGTAACGTATAATTCTGAAGCAGATGATGACATAGTTTGGTAACAcgcagagagcgagagaaagagagtatGAAGAGAGTGGATGTGTTAGGATGGAGGGGCATAATACTGTGATGAAAAGATACTGATTATGATTATACCGTGCAATTAAAAgctaattcctttttttttctctggtTCATTTCCTTGTTTCAAACGCTCGTCGTACAGTAAAGTACCAGAGCAGAGAGATTATTCACATTCAGGACGCGGAGAGAAAGGGTGTGTTATATTGTGGTGTGGAAAAGCGCATAATGGGTTAGAGTTAGTAGATTTATATATAATTATGGTGTCAAATTTACATAGAACCACGTACGAAATGGTTTGAATGCGTAACAGCGTAGAATGAGCATACCTTTTCCTTCTTCGAAGACTTCTTCTttcgcttgctgctgctgttgttctCACGGTCCGAATCCGAGGATGCATCACTTTTCGAATCGGAATCCGATTCCGAATCGGACGAATCGCTCTCATCGTCACGGTGCGATTTTTTCGagtgttttttcttcgttctATGATGGAccgatttcatttcatttcaaccaGTTTCGAAGATCCGATAGTGCAGCATAGTAATCGTATTCCCACCAGAGAGCGAgcgttcgtgcgtgtgtgtttacgTCCAGAGTTcgatcaaaaccaaaaaatataaggaaaaatgtgcaaaaaccATATATTAGAATTTCAAAGCTTGAAAGATTTGCTGGAAAGAATTCATACTCCAATTCCCTGTATTTGACGGGTAAaatgagatagagagatataTATGTATAATAGCATGAACAGAATCATTCAGCGCAAACACCACTTGTAAATCTCGCGCTGCCTGAGAATGCTTCCGATttgtgttatttgttattttataatcgttacgaaaaagataaaattcTGA encodes:
- the LOC121591814 gene encoding PXMP2/4 family protein 3, which gives rise to MSLSRPIYNLLGSYLEQLFEHPLRTKAITSCVIASSANLVSQKLGGAKQVNTDSVMAYGLFGLIFTGPLSHFFYSWLDRITHDTRFKKLLMLLGERALFAPVITALSLYFISRFEYKTHDEALGNLFTQYRSILRGNWKYLTLPVFINFNYIPPMLRVLFANIIGFCWMVFLSTKRRKAEQFRQQRAQEQSKST